Below is a window of Streptomyces sp. NBC_01429 DNA.
CGCGCGTCGCAGTCGATCAGCGGGACGTGCTCGGGCAGCGAGAGGGCCTGCCTGATCTCCGCCAGCGAGAAGGCGGAGACGTCGTCGTCGAACCGGTTGACCGCGACGACGAACGGGGTGCGGTGGTGTTCGAGCCGGTCGACGGCGTACCAGGACTCGCTCATCCGCCGGGTGTCGACCAGCACGACCGCGCCGAGGGTGCCGGAGAACAGCCGGTTCCACAGGAACCAGAACCGCTCCTGGCCCGGCGCCCCGAACAGATAGAGCACCATCCGCTCGTTGAGGCTGATCCGGCCGAAGTCGAAGGCCACCGTGGTGGTGGTCTTGGTGGTCAGTCCGGCGGTCTCGTCCACGCCGATACCGGCCTGGGTCATCACCTCTTCGGTGTTGAGCGGCCGGATCTCGCTGACCGAGCGGACGAGCGTGGTCTTGCCGACCCCGAACCCGCCCACGATGACGATCTTCAGACCGGTCTCCGCGGCATCGGGCAACGGAGTGCGGCGGGCCGGGAGTTCAGAGGTTGCGGAGTCCATGGAGCACCTCCTTCAAGAGGGCGGAGTCGGGCAGGGCGGAGGCGGAGCCGGCCGCGCGCGGATGCCGTGCGGTGATCCGGCCCGTCGCGAGCAGATCGCCGAGCAGGATCCGTACCACCGTCACCGGCAGGTTCAGCTCGGCGGAGATCTCCACGACCGCCGTGGGATGGCGGCACACGCTGAGGATCCGTACGTGCTCCGACTGCATCCCCGGGGTGGGTTCGCACTCGCTGACGATCAGCGTGACCAGGTCGAACGAGTCGTCGTCGACCCGGCTGCGGCCTCCGGTCACGGTGTACAGACGGTCGGGGTCCCCGGTGTCGACGGGTCGCCCGGTCATGACGGAGTGCTCTCCTGGGCCGGGGTGCGGGGCTCGGCCCGCAGATGGTCACCGATCTGCTCGACCAGCTCGGTCATCTGATGACCCACCACACCGGGGTCGGCGCCGTCCTCGGCGATGACCGCGAGATGGGCGCCCGCGCCGGCCTCCACGATGAAGAGCAGCCCGCCGTGGAATTCGGTCATCGAGTGCCGCACCCCGCCGGTGCCGTTGCCGAACTCGACCGAGGCGCCCTGGGCGAGCGCCTGGATGCCGGAGCAGATGGCGGCCAGCTGATCGGCCTGGTCGAGGGTGAGATGGCGGCTCCAGCAGAGCTTCAGCCCGTCGCGCGAGAGGACCAGTGCGTGCCGGGTGCCCGGGGTGCGTTCCAACAGGCTCTCCAGGAGCCAGGTCAGACTGTTGTCAGTGGTCTGCATGGTGTGTGGGGCGGCGAGCACCCGGTAACGAGGTCACCTGCCCGTGTCTCCAATCTGGCGTTCGAGATGAGATGGGGCGCCGGTCCTCCGGGCGCCGTACGGGGAGCGCACCGCCGCCCGCCTATCCGGCCGGGTGCTGTCCGGGCGGCTGCTGGCCGGGCGGTGTGCGGCCCTCCGGTGGGTCGGACGGTGCCTCGGCCGGTGTCCCGAACGGAGTCCCGTACGGGTCCAGCGGCCGGGGCTCGGAGGAGTGGCGCGCCCGGTGGAAGGCCCCGAACTGCGAGCCCGCGTCGCGGCCGTCCCCCGTGCCCCCGTCCTCCGGCTCCGTCCCCGGCAGCGGCCTGCCCCGGTCGGACGCGGCCATGGTGCGGCCGGGCGGGCGCACCGGCAGCCCGTTGGGGGTCGCCACCCGGGGGCCGCCCCCCCGGGCGGACGGCGAGGGGAGCGTCCAGGCGGGCGTGGCGGGTGCGACGGGCGCGACGGGCTCGGGTTCGGCGGGGGCCGGTGGCGCCGGTGCGTCGTACGGGGCGGACGTGACCCGGGGAACGGGCGGTGAGGGCATCGTCGTCTCCGGGTCCGGTCGCCGCAGGAACTGTTCCGGAGCCATACCGCGCTGCTGGGCGAGGAGTTGGGGCGGGAGGAGCACCACGACGCCGGTACCGCCGCGCGACGAGGGCCGGTAGTTGACGCTGATGTGATATTTGGCGGCCAGCCGGCCGACCACGGCGAGCCCGAGCCGGGTGCCCTGGAGGTGGGCCAGGTCGATCACCCGGCCCGACACGGACTCCTCGGCCCGCCGCATGGCGGCGGCGGCCATCTTCAGACCGCTGTCCTCGATGGTCACCACGATGCCCGCGGTGCGCTCCTCGACATAGACATGGACCTCGTCGATCGGCGGCGAGAAGTTCGCCGCGTTGTCCATGAGTTCGGCGAGCAGATGCATCACGGGCTCGGCGGCGAACCCGGCGATCGCGGCTTCGCTGGAGCAGTGCAGCCTGACCCGCTGATAGGCGGCGATCCGGCCGACCGCGCCGCGCAGGATGGACTCCATCCGGATCGGCTTGTTCCAGGCCCGGCTGGCCCGGCCGCCCATCAGCAGGGCGAGCCGGTCGGTCAGCAGCCCGAGCTGCGAGGTGTTGTGGTCGAGCTTGAGCAGATCGCCGAAGACCTCCTCGCCGTGCCGGTCCTGCATCTCGCGCAGGTCGGCCAGCATGCTGACGGCCTTCGCCTGCACCCGGCTGAGCGCCTTGGCGCTGGCCACCTGCGCGGCGGTCGCCCGTCGCTCGCTGAGGGCGAAGTCCCTGACCAGCGAGTCGATCAGGACCCGCAGCCGCGGGTCCGCGGGCGGATCCACGGTGGCGAGCACCGTGTCGGCGGAGCCGCCGGAGCGCAGCCCGTTGAGCGCCGAGGGCAGCGTCCTGGTGGTCAGCAGGTCCAGATCGTCGGCCGCCTTGGTCAGTTGGGCGACGGCCCGCTCCCGCTCCTCGCCCGCCCGCACCGCGCGTCCCTCGGCGAGGGCGACCTCGCTGACGAAGACCTCCAGCACCCGGCGCAGCGGGGGATCGGCGGGTTCCGGGACGGCGGCGAGCGTCTCCTCGGCGCCCGCGCCGTCCCGCAGCCGCTTGACCACGGCGGGCAGGGTGACGTTGAGCAGTTGCGCGCAGTCCGCGCCGACCCGGGTCAGCTGTGACTGCGCGGTCCTGCTCTCGCTCTCGGTCATGGAGGCACCGCGCCGGCCGCGCCGCAGCAGCGCCACGGCGGTGCCCGCGGTGACCGCCAGACAGAGCCAGGCGACGGCGACGGTCGCGGCCACCCAGGTGCGGACCGTTACGGGGGCGGTGGCCACCACGGCGCCCCCGGCGGCGCCCGCCACGACCAGCAGCGCCAGGGGAACGGTGAGCGGCAACGGCCGTGCTTTGCGTATGCGGCGCGGGCTGGGGGCGACAGGCACTGACATTCCGCGGTCCCTCGTACTTGTGTGCGGTGGGGGAATCTTGACTGCGGGTGGGGAGGTGCGCGGCCGACCCGGCGGGCCGTTCGCACCACATGAGGCGCTCATGCTGCCACGGGCGGAGCCGCCGAAAGCCGCTGAACGGCCGGAGCCCACACAACGGGGGATTTCATGCCGAAGTAGCCCACCGGCGAGGGGCATCGTGGTAAGCGGAGAGCGTGGGCGCCGCTCGGTCGTAGGAAGCAGCCGGGCATCGGGGCCGGTGGGCGGCCCGGAGCGGCTGTGGGGTGAACGTCACAGCACCCGCGTCCGGTCGCGCCCGGCCCCGCCGACTACGGTGTGCGCGTGCCGAAGAACAGAAACACGTTCTCATCGCTGACCGCCTGGCGGCGCCGGATCGCCTCGCGGGCCGTGCACCGGGGCTGGCGCTGGGTCCAGGAGACGGGCGCGGTCAGCGCGGAGCGGCCGGGCCGGCTGCGCTTCCGCCGGATCGGCACCGGCACCCGGCTCGCCTTCCCGCAGGGCACCGTCTTCGGCGAGCCGTGGATCGAGCTGGGCGACCACTGCGTCATCGGCGAACAGGTCACGCTCACCGCCGGGATGATGCCGGGACTCGACCTCGGTCCCGACAAGGTGCTGACGCTGGGCGACGGGGTGGTGCTGGGGCGCGGCAGCCATGTCATCGCGGATACGACGGTGACCATAGGGCCGGATACGTACTGCGGTCCCTACGTCTACATCACCTCGACCAATCACAGCTACGACGACCCGGGGACGCCCGTCGGCAAGCAGTGGCCCCGGACCGAACCGGTCGAGATAGGGCCCGGCTGCTGGCTGGGCACCGGCGCGGTGATCCTCCCCGGCGCCCGGCTCGGCCGCAACGTGGTGGTCGCCGCCGGAGCGGTCGTACGGGGAACGGTCCCCGACCACACCGTGGTCGCCGGTGCGCCGGCCCGCACCGTGCGCAGCTGGGACGACGAGCGCGGCTGGCAGCCGCCGCTGCGCACGCCCGCGCCGGTGCCGATCCCGGAGGGCGTCACTCCGGAGCAGCTGCTCGCGCTGGTGGAGCGGGCTCCGGAAGCCTGACCCGGTGACGCGGACCCGTGGCGGCGCGGCCCCGCGGTGACGCGGCCCCGCGGTGACGCCGACCCGCAGTACAGTGCGGTGGACGGCCGGGTGCATCACACGGCACACCACGCGGGGGCTGTCCCGTCGCGGAGAACGACTTCTTGACCGTAGGGAACGGAAACGTGTCGGACCTCGACCAGCTCACGCAGTCGCTCGCCCGCAACCTCAAGCGCTGGCGCGGCGAGCGGGGCTTCACGCTCGACGCCCTCGCCGCCCGCGCGGGGGTCAGCCGGGGCATGATCATCCAGATCGAGCAGGCCCGCACCAACCCCAGCGTCGGCACCACCGTCAAGCTCGCGGACGCGCTCGGCGTCTCCATCGCCACCCTCCTCGACCACGAGCAGGGCCCCCAGGTCAGGATCGTGCCCGAGGACCAGGCCGTACGGATGTGGTCCACCGGGGCGGGCAGCCGCACCACCCTGCTCGTCGGCACGGAGGCCCGGGGCCCGCTGGAGATGTGGTCGTGGACGCTGGCGCCGGGCGACGCCGGGGTCTCCGACCCGCATCCGCCCGGCACCGTCGAGCTGCTCCATGTCACCGCCGGTGAGCTGACGCTCGTCGTGGACGGCACCCCGCACCCCGTACCCGCCGGAGCCTCCGCCACCTTCGAGGCGAACGTGCCCCACAGCTACCGCAACGACGGCACCGGCACGGTCGAGATGATCATGTCCGTCGCCATCCCGCCCGCCCGCTGAGACGGCCGGAACGCGCGCGGGGAACGGCTGTTAGCGTGACGCCCATGCGCGCGCCCATCGGAAACTTCGACCACGCCACCCCCGCCCCCGACTGCCTCGACCTGCTCACGCCGCCCGTCGCCGAAGCGGTGCGCGGCTGGCAGGGCGATGTCCCCGCCGACCAGCTGGTCTTCGTGGACACGGACCCGGCGGTCGCCGACACGGCGGTCTTCGTGGAGCACTACGGCCCCGAGCTGCTCGACCACTCCGCCAACTGCGTGGTCGTGGCGGGCAAGCGGGGCGGCGAGAGCACCCTCGCGGCGTGCGTCGTGCTCTCCCGTGCGCGCGTCGACGTCAACGGGGTGGCCAGGAAGCAACTCGGCGCGCGCAAGGCGTCGTTCGCCGCGATGGACACGGCGGTCGGCGAGACGGGCATGGAGTACGGCGGCATCACGCCGATCGGACTGCCCGCGAGCTGGCCGCTGCTCGTCGACTCCGCCGTCCTGGACACCGAGTGGGTCCTGATCGGCAGCGGCCGGCGGCGCGGAAAGCTGATCGTGCCCGGCAAGGTCTTCGGGCAGCTGCCCGGCGCGGTGATCCTGGAGGGACTGGGCGTCTGACGCCCCGGGCGGTCCGGTACGTGGGCCCCCGTGCGCGCGAGGGCCCGCTGTCTCAGCTGCCGAGCCGGGGGATCTCGATGGCCGGGCACCGGTCCATGACCATGGCGAGACCGGCCGCGCGCGTGCGCTCGTACGCCTTCTCGTC
It encodes the following:
- a CDS encoding acyltransferase, with product MPKNRNTFSSLTAWRRRIASRAVHRGWRWVQETGAVSAERPGRLRFRRIGTGTRLAFPQGTVFGEPWIELGDHCVIGEQVTLTAGMMPGLDLGPDKVLTLGDGVVLGRGSHVIADTTVTIGPDTYCGPYVYITSTNHSYDDPGTPVGKQWPRTEPVEIGPGCWLGTGAVILPGARLGRNVVVAAGAVVRGTVPDHTVVAGAPARTVRSWDDERGWQPPLRTPAPVPIPEGVTPEQLLALVERAPEA
- a CDS encoding helix-turn-helix domain-containing protein produces the protein MSDLDQLTQSLARNLKRWRGERGFTLDALAARAGVSRGMIIQIEQARTNPSVGTTVKLADALGVSIATLLDHEQGPQVRIVPEDQAVRMWSTGAGSRTTLLVGTEARGPLEMWSWTLAPGDAGVSDPHPPGTVELLHVTAGELTLVVDGTPHPVPAGASATFEANVPHSYRNDGTGTVEMIMSVAIPPAR
- a CDS encoding GTP-binding protein, which translates into the protein MDSATSELPARRTPLPDAAETGLKIVIVGGFGVGKTTLVRSVSEIRPLNTEEVMTQAGIGVDETAGLTTKTTTTVAFDFGRISLNERMVLYLFGAPGQERFWFLWNRLFSGTLGAVVLVDTRRMSESWYAVDRLEHHRTPFVVAVNRFDDDVSAFSLAEIRQALSLPEHVPLIDCDARVRASGKNVLITLVDHLYELAVARELTP
- a CDS encoding sensor histidine kinase, which gives rise to MSVPVAPSPRRIRKARPLPLTVPLALLVVAGAAGGAVVATAPVTVRTWVAATVAVAWLCLAVTAGTAVALLRRGRRGASMTESESRTAQSQLTRVGADCAQLLNVTLPAVVKRLRDGAGAEETLAAVPEPADPPLRRVLEVFVSEVALAEGRAVRAGEERERAVAQLTKAADDLDLLTTRTLPSALNGLRSGGSADTVLATVDPPADPRLRVLIDSLVRDFALSERRATAAQVASAKALSRVQAKAVSMLADLREMQDRHGEEVFGDLLKLDHNTSQLGLLTDRLALLMGGRASRAWNKPIRMESILRGAVGRIAAYQRVRLHCSSEAAIAGFAAEPVMHLLAELMDNAANFSPPIDEVHVYVEERTAGIVVTIEDSGLKMAAAAMRRAEESVSGRVIDLAHLQGTRLGLAVVGRLAAKYHISVNYRPSSRGGTGVVVLLPPQLLAQQRGMAPEQFLRRPDPETTMPSPPVPRVTSAPYDAPAPPAPAEPEPVAPVAPATPAWTLPSPSARGGGPRVATPNGLPVRPPGRTMAASDRGRPLPGTEPEDGGTGDGRDAGSQFGAFHRARHSSEPRPLDPYGTPFGTPAEAPSDPPEGRTPPGQQPPGQHPAG
- a CDS encoding roadblock/LC7 domain-containing protein; translation: MQTTDNSLTWLLESLLERTPGTRHALVLSRDGLKLCWSRHLTLDQADQLAAICSGIQALAQGASVEFGNGTGGVRHSMTEFHGGLLFIVEAGAGAHLAVIAEDGADPGVVGHQMTELVEQIGDHLRAEPRTPAQESTPS
- a CDS encoding YbaK/EbsC family protein; the protein is MRAPIGNFDHATPAPDCLDLLTPPVAEAVRGWQGDVPADQLVFVDTDPAVADTAVFVEHYGPELLDHSANCVVVAGKRGGESTLAACVVLSRARVDVNGVARKQLGARKASFAAMDTAVGETGMEYGGITPIGLPASWPLLVDSAVLDTEWVLIGSGRRRGKLIVPGKVFGQLPGAVILEGLGV
- a CDS encoding DUF742 domain-containing protein, with product MTGRPVDTGDPDRLYTVTGGRSRVDDDSFDLVTLIVSECEPTPGMQSEHVRILSVCRHPTAVVEISAELNLPVTVVRILLGDLLATGRITARHPRAAGSASALPDSALLKEVLHGLRNL